In the Panulirus ornatus isolate Po-2019 chromosome 57, ASM3632096v1, whole genome shotgun sequence genome, one interval contains:
- the LOC139766453 gene encoding LOW QUALITY PROTEIN: uncharacterized protein (The sequence of the model RefSeq protein was modified relative to this genomic sequence to represent the inferred CDS: deleted 2 bases in 1 codon), giving the protein MLVVSVLSVVTLVTAAVVAAPQSDFPLPSAAPPAAPLTSEGTITQQNTQLNQVLVQEPSAATDVDDHQHHHDDDHHHHHHDHAGIEWLRDSVPGNPGVDYPIYWQVPKTSFSCQGRQLGGYYADVETDCQVFHICKKHNVDSFLCPNGTIFHQMYFTCEWWYSVKCEESEKFFSLNDNIGTVDRTKAQESFPPQGVIQGRREEQIQQTQQVQQTQLTQVQQRPQLQPTQQRQEVQQTAQVPFPPQVSHVDSVPTDSVMVTGNNEPVQQGVGIADSQFPQQHVEASVQQGAELSPAAVDSSTQQAGQGFDSLPVPSEVQTDLEFAPGLIEGVQQVQQDDESDTEVTRNVQVADVITPAVTGDVQQIQSKSDLVPVVTEDVQQVHHDDNLALEVTEGVQQEDKLVPEITEGVQQVQQEGELVPEVIGGVQQVQQEGELVSGVIGGVQQVQQEGELAPEVIGGVQQVQQEGELVSGVIGGVQQVQQEGELAPEVIGGVQQVQQEGELVPEVIEGVQQEGELVSGVIGGVQQVQQEDELVPGVIGGVQQAVELVPGVIEGVQQVQQEGELVPEVIEGVQQVQQEGELVPEVIEGVQQVQQEDKLVPEVTEGVQQVHHQGELVSGVIGGVQQVQQEEELVPEVIGGVQQVQQEGELVPEVIEGVQQEGELVSEVIGGVQQVQQEGELVSGVIGGVQQVQEEGELVSEVIGGVQQEGELVPEVIEGVQQEDTLVLEVTGDVQQAHHGDEFVPEITGDVQQAHPGDEFVPEVTGDVQQAHPGDGFVPEVTGDVQQAHHGDELAPEVTGDVQQAHHGDELVPEVTGDVQQAHHGDEFVPEVSRDVQEAHHGDEIVPEVTGDVQQAHQDDVFVTEVSGDVQQVHQEGNLVTEGAVNVHPVQQDDAIVPGVTEDVQQVHQEDVLDNVVSEGVQQVHQDDNLVPGLTEGVQQVQRDDFVVSGVTELVQEDSIANVIPGDVQQAHHGDEFVPEVTGYVQQAHHGDELVPEVTGDVQQAHHGDEFVPDVTGDVQQAHQDDVFVTEVSGDVQQVNQDDNLVPGVTEGVHQVHQDDILDNVLPEGVHQVRQEDVIDSVLPEGVQQVHQDDNLVPGVTEGVQQVHQDDILVSDVPGVVQQIQSKSDLVPVVTEGVHQVQQEDERVTEVTGDVHSWAERCSAIQKDDILVPQVTEDVQQVRQEDALIPKVTEDVQQIDKEDVQVPGETGDVQQVHQADILEPVLTEDNQENNVVSGVTEGVQQVQQDNILVPEVNEGVQQVQHEDFVVSDVTELVQEDNLANVIPGDVQQAHHGDEFVPEVTGDVQQAHHEDELVPEVTGDVQQAHHGDEFVPEVTGDVQQAHHGDELVPEVTGYVQQAHHGDGFVPEVTGDVQQAHHGDEFVPKVTGDVQQAHHGDEFVPEVTGDVQQAHHRDEFVPEVPRDVQQAHHGDEFVPEVTGDVQQAHQDDVFVTEVSGDVQQVHQEGNLVTGGDGNVHPVQQDDTIAPGVTEDVQQVHQEDVLEIVLPEGVQQVHQDDNLVPVVTEGVQFQQEGERVTEVTDVQQVYQEDNLVPEVTEHVQQVHQSGILVSDVPGVVQQIQSENELVPLVTEGVHQVQQEDERVTEVTDDVQQVHQEESLIPKVTEDVQQVHQEESLIPKVTEDVQQVHQDESLIPKVTEDVQQVQQDESLIPKVTEDVQQVHQDESLIPKVTEDVQLSQQDLDLVPVVAGEGQQFEQDHDVVSVTTGGFEEDQEDVATTTETSVETQDLEQDSDAVLGVVQEEEHLETKSDTQDFAAVNEKGEPRTEEGIVSQVPEHPFLLPEPEQETHHGRPIFPEVTIEADLTGEAAPAEEASTECKGNDPGCLAREDTGELQLYGVPVRGHPTPDIRAETRPFLQLPSGEDFIVPGVLEVNGEEVSREEELPQEQELTSLPEQLSADSDQGSDVESGTLPDVLPTQTSLVPLAVETTQDGVTATSPTEVEQEVTLSLTDQLREDVSISDEESVEPPQEEYLEHQARAESIESSESDDVTTLGPLLSRFTPTLAPGSSVYRREQIIETQPTEILETAQGQPGVELGPQAPENGIIQEPQEVQLVTFGPAEVTDHEIQEQFDEITIFRDQTEEATTFPELSGVEEATATEFEDESSVTQATGQTDAAPEQVTEQEFPSPFETLQTLAPAADDAGPGEKATETVPESPQGTPQLTNGDVEETINFGEPYDHELGEESPQLTGVSQATSDTESTTVFEVTTDALGVATETESPTPQESTTEKDSEQQEPASNVTDTTPYAQNEIVQDEIVPSVPETRSEVLPAPESPQDAVVTFIQHHQATAAAEEESTLSSVTPESETEGNTTLQPISQEEDSIPPVSQEEIIGILDEDEESSTIFLVGQDEATASPQVTLEVDTSLPLLTLGTTTHTGQETPARLPLGRREDDTDLGHETNLLSQVPQEAQAVNQVSQELIFPPLSFPQDRVPPPLSGLYQTPFA; this is encoded by the exons GTTATTATGCTGACGTAGAGACAGACTGCCAAGTTTTCCACATCTGCAAGAAACACAACGTTGACTCCTTCCTTTGCCCAAACGGAACCATCTTCCACCAGATGTACTTCACCTGCGAGTGGTGGTATTCCGTCAAATGTGAGGAGTCGGAGAAGTTCTTTAGCCTCAATGACAACATTGGCACGGTAGATAGAACGAAGGCCCAGGAAAGCTTCCCTCCTCAAGGGGTCATTCAAGGCAGACGGGAGGAACAGATCCAGCAGACACAGCAAGTGCAGCAGACGCAGCTGACCCAGGTGCAGCAGAGACCACAGCTTCAGCCGACGCAGCAGAGACAAGAGGTGCAACAGACTGCGCAAGTACCATTTCCTCCGCAGGTTTCTCACGTCGACAGCGTCCCCACTGACTCGGTAATGGTGACTGGTAACAATGAGCCAGTTCAGCAGGGAGTAGGTATTGCAGACAGTCAGTTCCCCCAACAACATGTAGAGGCTTCAGTTCAGCAAGGGGCTGAGCTGTCGCCAGCTGCTGTTGACAGTTCTACCCAGCAAGCTGGACAAGGGTTCGATTCACTCCCCGTGCCTAGCGAAGTTCAGACAGACCTTGAATTTGCCCCTGGGTTAATCGAAGGTGTTCAGCAAGTTCAGCAGGACGATGAGTCTGATACTGAGGTGACCAGAAATGTTCAGGTAGCAGATGTCATTACTCCTGCGGTGACTGGAGATGTTCAGCAAATTCAGTCCAAGAGTGATCTTGTTCCTGTGGTGACTGAAGACGTCCAGCAagttcatcatgatgataatcttgCTCTTGAGGTGACTGAAGGTGTTCAGCAAGAGGATAAACTTGTTCCTGAGATCACTGAAGGTGTTCAGCAAGTTCAGCAAGAGGGTGAACTTGTTCCTGAGGTGATTGGAGGTGTTCAGCAAGTTCAGCAAGAGGGTGAACTTGTTTCTGGGGTGATTGGAGGTGTTCAGCAAGTTCAGCAAGAGGGTGAACTTGCTCCTGAGGTGATTGGAGGTGTTCAGCAAGTTCAGCAAGAGGGTGAACTTGTTTCTGGGGTGATTGGAGGTGTTCAGCAAGTTCAGCAAGAGGGTGAACTTGCTCCTGAGGTGATTGGAGGTGTTCAGCAAGTTCAGCAAGAGGGTGAACTTGTTCCTGAGGTCATTGAAGGTGTTCAGCAAGAGGGTGAACTTGTTTCTGGGGTGATTGGAGGTGTTCAGCAAGTTCAGCAAGAGGACGAACTTGTTCCTGGGGTGATTGGAGGAGTTCAGCAAGCGGTTGAACTTGTTCCTGGGGTCATTGAAGGTGTTCAGCAAGTTCAGCAAGAGGGTGAACTTGTTCCTGAG GTCATTGAAGGTGTTCAGCAAGTTCAACAAGAGGGTGAACTTGTTCCTGAGGTCATTGAAGGTGTTCAGCAAGTTCAGCAAGAAGATAAACTTGTTCCTGAGGTCACTGAAGGTGTTCAGCAAGTTCATCATCAGGGTGAACTTGTTTCTGGGGTGATTGGAGGTGTTCAGCAAGTTCAGCAAGAGGAAGAACTTGTTCCTGAGGTGATTGGAGGTGTTCAACAAGTTCAGCAAGAGGGTGAACTTGTTCCTGAGGTGATTGAAGGTGTTCAGCAAGAGGGTGAACTTGTTTCTGAGGTGATTGGAGGTGTTCAGCAAGTTCAGCAAGAGGGTGAACTTGTTTCTGGGGTGATTGGAGGTGTTCAGCAAGTTCAAGAAGAGGGCGAACTTGTTTCTGAGGTGATTGGAGGTGTTCAGCAAGAGGGTGAACTTGTTCCTGAGGTCATTGAAGGTGTTCAGCAAGAGGATACACTTGTTCTCGAGGTGACTGGAGATGTTCAACAAGCTCATCACGGAGATGAATTTGTTCCTGAAATAACTGGAGATGTTCAACAAGCACATCCCGGAGATGAGTTTGTTCCTGAAGTGACTGGAGATGTTCAACAAGCACATCCCGGAGATGGGTTTGTTCCTGAAGTGACTGGAGATGTTCAACAAGCACATCACGGAGATGAACTTGCTCCTGAGGTGACTGGAGATGTTCAACAAGCACATCACGGAGATGAATTGGTTCCTGAAGTGACTGGAGATGTTCAACAAGCACATCACGGAGATGAATTTGTTCCTGAAGTGTCTAGAGATGTTCAAGAAGCACATCACGGAGATGAAATTGTTCCTGAAGTGACTGGAGATGTTCAACAAGCTCACCAGGATGATGTATTTGTTACTGAAGTATCCGGAGATGTTCAGCAAGTTCACCAGGAAGGCAATCTTGTTACTGAAGGAGCTGTAAATGTTCATCCAGTTCAGCAGGACGATGCTATTGTTCCTGGGGTGACTGAAGATGTTCAGCAAGTTCACCAGGAAGATGTTCTTGATAATGTAGTGTCTGAGGGTGTTCAACAAGTTCACCAGGATGATAATCTTGTTCCTGGGTTGACTGAAGGTGTTCAGCAAGTTCAACGTGACGATTTTGTTGTTTCTGGTGTAACTGAACTTGTTCAGGAAGATAGCATTGCTAATGTAATACCTGGAGATGTTCAACAAGCACATCACGGAGATGAATTTGTTCCTGAAGTGACTGGATATGTTCAACAAGCACACCATGGAGATGAATTGGTTCCTGAAGTGACTGGAGATGTTCAACAAGCTCACCACGGAGATGAATTTGTTCCTGATGTGACTGGAGATGTTCAACAAGCTCACCAGGATGATGTATTTGTTACTGAAGTATCCGGAGATGTTCAGCAAGTTAACCAGGATGATAATCTTGTTCCTGGAGTGACTGAAGGTGTTCATCAAGTTCACCAGGACGATATTCTTGATAATGTATTGCCTGAAGGTGTCCATCAAGTTCGCCAGGAAGATGTTATTGATAGTGTATTGCCTGAAGGTGTTCAACAAGTTCACCAGGATGATAATCTTGTTCCTGGGGTGACTGAAGGTGTTCAGCAAGTTCACCAGGACGATATTCTTGTTTCTGATGTGCCTGGAGTTGTTCAGCAAATTCAGTCGAAGAGTGATCTTGTTCCTGTGGTGACTGAAGGTGTTCATCAAGTTCAGCAAGAGGATGAACGTGTTACTGAGGTGACAGGAGATGTTCA TTCCTGGGCTGAACGGTGTTCAGCAATTCAAAAGGACGATATTCTCGTTCCTCAGGTGACTGAAGATGTTCAGCAAGTTCGCCAAGAGGACGCTCTCATTCCCAAGGTGACTGAAGATGTTCAGCAAATTGACAAGGAAGATGTTCAAGTTCCTGGGGAGACTGGAGATGTTCAACAAGTTCATCAGGCTGATATTCTTGAACCTGTGTTGACTGAAGACAATCAAGAAAATAACGTTGTTTCTGGGGTGACTGAAGGTGTTCAGCAAGTTCAGCAGGACAATATTCTTGTTCCTGAAGTGAATGAAGGTGTTCAGCAAGTTCAACATGAAGATTTTGTTGTTTCTGACGTGACTGAACTTGTTCAGGAAGATAACCTTGCTAATGTAATACCTGGAGATGTTCAACAAGCACACCACGGAGATGAATTTGTTCCTGAAGTGACTGGAGATGTTCAACAAGCACACCACGAAGATGAACTGGTTCCTGAAGTGACTGGAGATGTTCAACAAGCACATCACGGAGATGAATTTGTTCCTGAAGTGACTGGAGATGTTCAACAAGCACATCATGGAGATGAACTTGTTCCTGAAGTGACTGGATATGTTCAACAAGCACACCACGGAGATGGGTTTGTTCCTGAAGTGACTGGAGATGTTCAACAAGCACACCACGGAGATGAATTTGTTCCTAAAGTGACTGGAGATGTTCAACAAGCTCATCACGGAGATGAATTTGTTCCTGAAGTGACTGGAGATGTTCAACAAGCACATCACAGAGATGAATTTGTTCCTGAAGTGCCTAGAGATGTTCAACAAGCACATCACGGAGATGAATTTGTTCCTGAAGTGACTGGAGATGTTCAACAAGCTCACCAGGATGATGTATTTGTTACTGAAGTATCCGGAGATGTTCAGCAAGTTCACCAGGAAGGTAATCTTGTTACTGGAGGAGATGGAAATGTTCATCCAGTTCAGCAGGACGATACTATTGCTCCTGGAGTGACTGAAGATGTTCAGCAAGTTCACCAGGAAGATGTTCTTGAAATCGTATTGCCTGAAGGTGTTCAACAAGTTCACCAGGATGATAATCTTGTTCCTGTGGTGACTGAAGGTGTTCAGTTTCAGCAAGAGGGTGAACGCGTTACTGAGGTGACAGATGTTCAGCAAGTTTACCAGGAAGATAATCTTGTTCCTGAGGTGACTGAACACGTTCAGCAAGTTCACCAGAGCGGCATTCTTGTTTCTGATGTGCCTGGAGTTGTTCAGCAAATTCAGTCAGAGAATGAACTTGTTCCTTTGGTGACTGAAGGTGTTCATCAAGTTCAGCAAGAGGATGAACGTGTTACTGAGGTGACTGACGATGTTCAGCAAGTTCACCAAGAGGAAAGTCTCATTCCCAAGGTGACTGAAGATGTTCAGCAAGTTCACCAAGAGGAAAGTCTCATTCCCAAGGTGACTGAAGATGTTCAGCAAGTTCACCAAGACGAAAGTCTCATTCCCAAGGTGACTGAAGATGTTCAGCAAGTTCAACAAGACGAAAGTCTCATTCCCAAGGTGACTGAAGATGTTCAGCAAGTTCACCAAGACGAAAGTCTCATTCCCAAGGTGACTGAAGATGTTCAGCTaagtcagcaggacctggacCTTGTACCGGTCGTGGCTGGTGAGGGCCAACAGTTCGAGCAGGACCACGACGTCGTTTCTGTGACGACTGGAGGCTTCGAGGAAGACCAGGAGGACGTAGCGACAACCACCGAGACCTCAGTTGAGACTCAAGACCTTGAACAAGATTCTGACGCCGTTCTCGGAGTGGTTCAAGAGGAGGAACATCTCGAGACGAAGAGTGACACACAAGACTTCGCTGCTGTAAACGAGAAAGGGGAACCCAGGACTGAAGAAGGCATTGTCTCACAGGTTCCCGAACATCCTTTCTTACTGCCCGAGCCGGAGCAGGAGACACATCATGGCCGTCCCATTTTTCCTGAGGTGACCATCGAAGCAGATCTCACAGGAGAAGCAGCTCCTGCTGAAGAAGCGTCCACAGAATGCAAGGGAAATGATCCCGGTTGTTTAGCAAGGGAAGACACCGGAGAGCTACAGTTGTATGGTGTACCAGTCAGAGGCCACCCAACACCCGACATCCGTGCAGAGACACGGCCATTTCTACAACTACCTTCTGGCGAAGACTTCATTGTGCCTGGCGTGCTCGAAGTGAACGGTGAGGAAGTCTCTAGAGAGGAAGAACTTCCTCAAGAACAGGAACTCACTTCCTTGCCTGAGCAACTCTCTGCTGACAGTGATCAAGGAAGTGATGTTGAGAGTGGGACTTTACCGGATGTTCTCCCAACACAAACATCTCTCGTACCTTTGGCTGTTGAGACGACACAGGACGGAGTCACAGCCACGTCTCCTACTGAAGTGGAACAAGAAGTTACACTCTCTTTGACGGACCAATTGCGTGAGGACGTTTCGATCAGTGACGAGGAGTCAGTCGAGCCTCCACAGGAGGAGTACCTTGAGCACCAAGCTAGAGCAGAATCTATTGAGAGTTCTGAGTCTGATGACGTTACAACTCTAGGACCACTCCTCTCTAGGTTCACACCCACGCTTGCTCC AGGTTCTTCTGTCTACCGAAGAGAGCAGATCATAGAGACACAACCTACAGAGATATTGGAAACAGCACAGGGCCAACCTGGAGTTGAGTTAGGTCCCCAAGCCCCAGAAAACGGAATCATCCAAGAACCACAAGAAGTCCAACTAGTTACGTTTGGTCCAGCGGAGGTAACTGATCACGAAATACAGGAGCAGTTCGACGAGATAACGATTTTCAGAGATCAGACGGAGGAGGCAACAACTTTCCCAGAATTATCAGGTGTCGAAGAGGCCACAGCCACAGAGTTCGAGGACGAGAGTAGTGTCACACAAGCTACCGGACAGACGGACGCAGCACCAGAGCAAGTTACGGAACAGGAGTTTCCATCGCCGTTTGAGACATTACAAACCCTCGCTCCAGCCGCTGATGACGCAGGGCCAGGTGAGAAAGCAACAGAGACAGTTCCTGAGTCTCCTCAAGGAACGCCACAGCTGACCAACGGTGACGTGGAAGAGACAATCAATTTTGGTGAACCATATGATCATGAATTAGGAGAAGAAAGTCCGCAACTTACAGGCGTTTCACAAGCGACCAGCGACACAGAAAGCACTACTGTCTTCGAAGTGACGACAGACGCTCTGGGAGTAGCCACAGAGACCGAATCGCCAACACCACAGGAGAGCACGACGGAGAAAGACAGCGAACAGCAAGAACCTGCGTCCAATGTAACCGACACCACCCCTTACGCTCAGAACGAAATTGTTCAAGACGAAATTGTGCCAAGTGTCCCAGAGACTCGAAGCGAGGTTTTACCCGCTCCCGAGTCCCCGCAGGATGCCGTGGTGACATTCATACAACATCATCAGGCTACAGCAGCTGCTGAAGAAGAAAGTACTCTTTCCTCTGTGACTCCGGAGAGTGAAACTGAGGGAAACACAACGCTGCAGCCCATCAGTCAGGAAGAGGACAGTATACCGCCTGTAAGCCAGGAAGAAATTATAGGCATCCTCGACGAAGACGAAGAAAGCTCCACGATTTTCCTTGTCGGCCAAGACGAGGCCACCGCTTCACCACAGGTCACCCTGGAGGTAGACACTTCCTTGCCATTGCTCACGCTAGGGACTACCACACATACCGGTCAGGAGACACCAGCTCGCCTCCCTCTTGGTCGACGAGAGGATGACACTGACCTCGGTCATGAGACAAATCTCCTCTCACAAGTGCCACAGGAAGCACAAGCCGTGAACCAAGTGTCTCAGGAGCTGATATTTCCTCCATTATCCTTCCCACAAGACAGGGTCCCGCCACCACTCTCTGGCCTCTACCAGACGCCTTTCGCATAG